A region of Candidatus Defluviilinea gracilis DNA encodes the following proteins:
- a CDS encoding SDR family NAD(P)-dependent oxidoreductase, translated as MKVQNKVIVVTGAGSGMGREIVLNLLSKGASVAALDMNEKTLQETANLAGDKKEKLAVFVLNVTEKEAVEALPDKVIARFGAVDGIINNAGIIQPFVRLNDLKFEAIERVLDVNLYGTLYMVKAFLPHLLKRPVAHVANVSSMGGFLPVPGQTVYGASKAAVKLLTEGLYAELLNSNVKVTLVYPGAIATNITTNSGVSIAASTDTKSSSFKALPADKAAEIIVDAIEKDRYSVLVGSDAKFMDFIYRLNPKGAAGFIYKQMKSLLPA; from the coding sequence ATGAAGGTGCAAAACAAAGTGATCGTTGTGACCGGAGCAGGCAGCGGCATGGGACGCGAGATCGTCTTGAACCTGCTTTCCAAAGGCGCGAGCGTGGCGGCTCTAGATATGAACGAGAAAACCTTGCAGGAAACAGCGAATCTTGCGGGTGACAAAAAAGAGAAACTGGCTGTATTCGTTTTGAATGTCACAGAGAAAGAGGCTGTGGAAGCGCTTCCCGACAAAGTGATCGCCCGCTTCGGCGCGGTAGACGGCATTATCAATAACGCCGGCATCATCCAGCCCTTCGTCCGCTTGAACGACCTGAAATTCGAAGCCATCGAGCGCGTGCTGGATGTGAACTTATATGGAACGTTGTACATGGTAAAAGCGTTCCTGCCGCATTTGCTCAAACGTCCCGTCGCGCATGTTGCGAACGTTTCCAGCATGGGCGGTTTCCTCCCGGTGCCCGGTCAAACTGTCTACGGCGCAAGCAAGGCGGCGGTCAAACTCCTGACCGAGGGCTTGTACGCCGAACTCCTGAACAGCAATGTCAAAGTGACGTTGGTCTATCCCGGCGCGATTGCCACGAACATCACCACCAACTCAGGCGTTTCGATTGCCGCCTCAACCGACACTAAGTCTTCTTCTTTCAAAGCCTTGCCCGCCGACAAAGCCGCGGAGATCATTGTGGATGCCATCGAAAAGGATCGCTACAGTGTGCTGGTCGGTTCGGATGCCAAGTTTATGGACTTTATCTACCGCTTGAATCCGAAAGGCGCGGCGGGCTTCATCTATAAACAAATGAAATCGCTGTTGCCCGCCTAG
- the zwf gene encoding glucose-6-phosphate dehydrogenase, with protein sequence MTTNRKQTVRSDALALFGMTGDLAYKMIIPALYALVKRGVLTIPIVGIALEKWDMAQLRARVKDSLQRSGGIDDKKAFDKLLSLLRYVSGDYAHPETFTAIKKALDGAQRPAHYLAIPPFLFENVIQGLGSAGLAKDARVIVEKPFGRDLASARELNRVAHAVFPEDAIFRIDHYLGKEAIMNILYFRFANSFLEPIWNHNYISSVQITLAEDFGVKTRGAFYDTVGCLRDVIQNHLFQIVALLAMEPPTRQDPDAVQTEKVKVFRAMRPLAPGDLIRGQYTGYRNEPGVAKKSDVETFCALRLFIDSWRWEGVPWYLRSGKNLARSVNEVMVELKPPPQKLFEDSPAGAGQTNYLRFQLAPHSSIGLAARVKQKGKKFIGDQKELFVIEEEPGEQSPYERLLGDAIAGDRTLFTREDASEAAWAVVNPVLKKHPPSLLYRRGSWGPKAANALIAKDGSRWHNPPLELKKAGRSRSA encoded by the coding sequence ATGACAACAAATCGCAAACAAACAGTCCGCTCCGATGCGCTGGCGCTCTTTGGCATGACCGGCGACCTCGCGTACAAGATGATCATCCCCGCGCTGTATGCGCTGGTCAAGCGAGGCGTTCTCACGATTCCAATTGTCGGCATTGCCCTTGAAAAATGGGATATGGCGCAATTGCGCGCGCGCGTAAAAGACAGCCTTCAGCGTAGCGGAGGCATAGACGACAAAAAGGCATTCGATAAACTCCTTTCCCTTCTTCGGTATGTCAGCGGAGACTACGCTCATCCGGAGACCTTTACAGCCATCAAAAAAGCCTTGGACGGCGCTCAGAGACCGGCTCACTATCTTGCCATCCCGCCGTTTCTCTTTGAAAATGTTATCCAGGGGTTGGGGTCTGCCGGCTTAGCCAAAGACGCGCGCGTGATTGTCGAAAAACCGTTTGGGCGCGATCTCGCTTCGGCGCGCGAACTCAACCGCGTGGCGCATGCCGTCTTCCCGGAAGATGCGATCTTTCGCATTGATCACTACCTCGGCAAGGAAGCGATCATGAACATCCTCTATTTCCGATTCGCCAATTCGTTTCTCGAGCCGATCTGGAACCACAACTATATTTCCAGCGTGCAGATTACATTGGCGGAGGATTTCGGCGTCAAAACACGCGGCGCATTTTACGACACTGTGGGTTGCCTGCGCGACGTGATTCAGAACCATCTCTTTCAAATTGTTGCCCTGCTGGCGATGGAGCCGCCGACGCGTCAAGACCCCGACGCGGTGCAAACAGAAAAGGTCAAGGTTTTTCGCGCGATGCGTCCGCTCGCGCCCGGCGATTTGATCCGTGGTCAGTACACCGGCTATCGGAACGAACCGGGTGTGGCAAAAAAATCGGATGTGGAAACTTTTTGTGCCCTGCGGCTCTTCATTGATTCGTGGCGTTGGGAAGGGGTGCCGTGGTATCTGCGGTCAGGCAAAAATCTGGCGCGAAGCGTAAACGAGGTGATGGTCGAACTAAAGCCGCCGCCGCAAAAACTGTTCGAGGATTCACCGGCAGGCGCCGGGCAGACAAACTATCTGCGCTTTCAACTTGCTCCACATTCCAGCATTGGGCTGGCGGCGCGGGTGAAGCAAAAGGGTAAAAAATTCATCGGCGATCAAAAAGAACTCTTTGTCATCGAAGAGGAGCCGGGCGAGCAGTCGCCGTACGAAAGGCTTTTAGGAGACGCCATTGCGGGTGATCGCACGCTCTTCACGCGCGAGGATGCGTCGGAGGCGGCTTGGGCTGTGGTTAATCCGGTGCTCAAGAAACACCCTCCCTCGCTTCTCTATCGACGGGGTAGCTGGGGACCCAAAGCGGCAAATGCGCTGATTGCAAAAGACGGTAGTCGTTGGCATAACCCGCCATTAGAGTTGAAAAAGGCTGGGCGATCGCGTTCGGCATAG
- a CDS encoding molybdopterin-dependent oxidoreductase, whose translation MKSTQASQMLKSAIESNLSGAEDSVRLGHWMPYHAGIVPQVRIGKRWFSVLWAIPIAFAAFLFAVAIAQQLRTLPAVQEFILRYPGDASPISVTSGFPLWLRLQHLFNAFFMLFIIRAGIQILADFPRLFLRRNCTPGEEWFRFQRDVPTDRLWTSKDDSVTIPGWLGVPGVRHSVGLARWWHFTFDLLWVLNGLLYYVLLFATDQWQRVTPTSWTVFPNALSTMIQYLSLNFPVEHTWTVYNGLQQLTYFITIFVAAPLAFITGVMQGPAFSNRLGGFAKFLNRQLARTIHFAVLTWFLFFIFTHTTLVFITGLRKNLNYMFAGVNDSSWAGVLIYIPVMLLLIAVWLALTPLTIKYARVVQMTGERFVGYIKSWAELWDPHTQYSEKDISPYFWVNGTLPVSEEYNRLKEGGFADYKIAIGGLVEKPQELSYAELKAMPKQEQITKHFCIQGWSGVAKWGGVPVRDILKLVKPRPEARYVVFYSFAEGADGGIYYDVHSLRNMRHKLSLLAYEMNGETLNFLHGAPLRLRCENQLGFKMVKWIRAIELVSDFKHLGAGHGGYNEDHEFYGYRMPI comes from the coding sequence ATGAAAAGCACGCAAGCAAGTCAAATGTTAAAGTCCGCCATCGAGTCGAATTTGAGCGGCGCGGAGGACAGTGTCAGACTGGGGCATTGGATGCCGTATCACGCCGGCATCGTGCCGCAAGTCCGCATCGGCAAACGCTGGTTCAGCGTGTTATGGGCAATCCCCATCGCCTTTGCGGCGTTCCTCTTTGCTGTTGCCATCGCCCAGCAACTACGAACGCTTCCAGCCGTGCAAGAGTTCATCCTCCGTTACCCGGGAGACGCGTCTCCGATTTCGGTCACATCGGGCTTTCCGTTGTGGCTTCGATTGCAACATCTATTCAACGCGTTCTTCATGTTGTTTATCATCCGCGCCGGTATTCAAATCCTTGCGGATTTTCCGCGCCTGTTTCTTCGGCGAAATTGCACACCGGGAGAAGAATGGTTTCGTTTTCAGCGCGATGTTCCGACAGACCGTCTCTGGACTTCGAAAGACGATTCGGTGACGATACCGGGCTGGCTCGGCGTCCCCGGCGTTCGTCACTCAGTTGGGCTTGCCCGCTGGTGGCATTTCACCTTCGATCTGTTATGGGTACTGAATGGCTTGCTCTATTACGTTTTACTTTTTGCCACAGACCAGTGGCAACGAGTGACGCCAACTAGTTGGACAGTATTTCCAAACGCGCTCTCGACCATGATCCAGTACTTGTCGTTAAATTTTCCCGTCGAGCATACATGGACGGTGTACAACGGCTTACAGCAATTGACCTATTTCATCACCATCTTCGTCGCCGCGCCTCTGGCATTCATCACCGGTGTGATGCAAGGACCTGCGTTCTCGAACAGGTTGGGCGGCTTTGCAAAATTCTTGAACCGCCAACTCGCCCGCACGATCCATTTCGCCGTGCTGACCTGGTTTCTCTTCTTCATCTTTACGCACACTACTCTCGTGTTTATCACAGGCTTGCGCAAAAACCTGAACTACATGTTTGCCGGCGTCAATGACAGTTCGTGGGCAGGTGTGCTGATTTATATTCCAGTGATGCTCCTGCTGATCGCCGTCTGGCTCGCGCTAACGCCTCTTACGATCAAGTATGCTCGCGTGGTTCAGATGACCGGCGAGAGATTCGTGGGATACATCAAATCCTGGGCTGAACTTTGGGATCCGCATACCCAGTATAGCGAAAAAGACATCTCACCGTATTTTTGGGTCAATGGAACCTTGCCTGTCTCCGAGGAATACAACCGGCTCAAGGAAGGCGGGTTTGCCGATTACAAGATCGCCATTGGCGGGCTGGTGGAAAAACCGCAAGAACTTTCGTACGCGGAACTCAAAGCAATGCCAAAGCAGGAACAGATCACCAAACATTTCTGCATTCAGGGCTGGTCAGGCGTCGCAAAGTGGGGAGGCGTTCCCGTGCGAGACATCCTGAAGCTTGTCAAGCCGAGGCCTGAGGCTCGTTATGTGGTCTTTTACTCGTTCGCAGAAGGAGCGGACGGAGGTATCTATTATGACGTTCATTCCCTTCGCAATATGCGTCATAAATTATCGCTCCTCGCCTACGAAATGAACGGTGAAACGCTCAATTTTCTTCATGGGGCTCCGCTTCGCCTGCGCTGTGAAAATCAGCTGGGTTTCAAGATGGTCAAGTGGATACGGGCGATCGAGCTGGTGAGTGATTTCAAACATCTCGGCGCGGGGCATGGCGGCTATAATGAAGATCATGAATTTTACGGGTACCGGATGCCGATCTAA
- a CDS encoding HAD family phosphatase, translating into MTLPLVITTLFLDIGGVLLTNGWDRKARVRAAEKFGLDYDETDERHHLTFDTYEEGKLSLDEYLNRVVFYEKRPFSREEFKSFMYAQSQPFPEMIELMKSLKRQYHLRIAVVSNEGRELTTYRVRQFQLNTFIDFFVSSCFVHYRKPDADIYRMALDIAQASPEQVIYVDDRPLFVEVAQGLGIRGVIHKEYKTTQKAMEGFGLSLTR; encoded by the coding sequence ATGACCCTGCCTCTGGTCATCACAACGTTATTTCTGGATATCGGCGGCGTTCTACTGACAAACGGCTGGGACCGCAAAGCGCGAGTCCGAGCGGCGGAAAAATTCGGTTTGGACTATGACGAGACGGACGAACGTCATCACCTGACCTTCGATACATATGAGGAGGGCAAACTCAGCCTCGATGAATATTTGAACCGGGTGGTGTTTTACGAAAAACGCCCCTTCTCGCGGGAAGAGTTCAAGAGTTTCATGTACGCGCAATCACAGCCTTTTCCAGAGATGATCGAACTGATGAAGAGCCTCAAACGGCAATATCACCTTCGAATCGCTGTTGTCAGTAATGAAGGGCGCGAACTCACCACGTACCGGGTACGGCAATTTCAATTGAACACATTCATAGATTTCTTCGTTTCATCCTGCTTTGTCCATTATCGCAAGCCGGATGCCGATATCTACCGCATGGCGTTGGATATTGCGCAGGCGAGTCCGGAACAGGTAATTTATGTTGATGATCGTCCTTTGTTTGTAGAAGTTGCCCAGGGACTTGGGATTCGCGGCGTCATCCATAAAGAATACAAAACCACACAGAAAGCAATGGAGGGATTTGGGCTGTCACTGACACGTTGA
- a CDS encoding DUF4404 family protein translates to MADKKLTKLLEELHTTLDATEAVDEKGRELLRALNEDIKELLERSGDADADDSVLGRMRETMSYFERTHPEMASALSNLLTTLSNAGI, encoded by the coding sequence ATGGCAGATAAAAAACTCACCAAACTACTCGAAGAATTGCACACCACCCTCGACGCCACCGAAGCCGTGGACGAAAAAGGACGCGAACTTCTGCGCGCGCTCAACGAAGACATCAAGGAACTTCTCGAACGCTCCGGGGATGCCGACGCTGACGACTCAGTTCTCGGGCGGATGCGGGAAACGATGAGTTACTTCGAGCGCACCCATCCCGAGATGGCTTCGGCGCTATCCAATTTGCTGACCACGCTCAGCAACGCGGGAATATGA
- a CDS encoding cysteine desulfurase, giving the protein MIYLDYSATTPVDSRVVDAMTPFFNASFGNPSSVHRFGQIAESAIDSSRESVARVLNCKPDEIVFTSCGSESDNLAIRGAAYAMREKTGAKWILASRAEHPAVTKTLEHLGKYDGFLIEWLDVDERGMVTPETVAKTICGDTAIVSVMYANNEIGTINPIKEIAEICRANNILFHTDAVQAAAYLPVDVNELGVDMMSLGAHKFYGPKGVGALYVRKGTPLVPHLTGGGQEFNLRAGTQNVPYIVGFAEALRLTHEEREQRVAHVQPLRDRIIGAVLESIPDSQLTGDMQSRLPHHASFVFKDVDGNLLLTLLDSAGFACSSGSACKTGNPDPSEVMNAIGLSREWGLGSLRVTLGKDSLPEHVESFLTALPTLVEKARRLK; this is encoded by the coding sequence ATGATTTACTTGGATTATTCCGCAACAACGCCTGTGGATTCTCGCGTCGTGGACGCGATGACTCCCTTCTTCAACGCTTCTTTCGGGAACCCTTCGTCTGTTCACCGCTTCGGACAGATCGCCGAATCTGCGATCGATTCGTCGCGCGAATCGGTTGCGCGTGTGTTGAATTGCAAGCCCGATGAGATTGTTTTCACCTCCTGCGGCTCCGAATCGGACAACCTTGCGATTCGCGGCGCGGCATACGCGATGCGCGAAAAGACCGGCGCAAAATGGATTCTCGCCTCGCGCGCCGAACATCCCGCAGTGACGAAGACTCTTGAGCATCTTGGGAAATACGATGGCTTTCTCATCGAATGGCTCGATGTGGATGAGCGCGGCATGGTCACGCCAGAGACTGTTGCAAAAACGATCTGCGGAGACACCGCAATTGTCTCTGTGATGTATGCGAACAACGAGATCGGTACGATTAACCCAATTAAAGAAATTGCCGAAATATGCCGCGCAAATAATATTTTGTTCCACACGGACGCGGTGCAAGCCGCCGCGTATCTGCCAGTGGACGTGAACGAACTCGGCGTGGATATGATGTCGCTCGGCGCGCACAAATTTTACGGACCGAAAGGCGTCGGCGCGTTATACGTCCGCAAAGGGACGCCGCTCGTTCCGCATCTTACCGGCGGAGGGCAGGAGTTCAACCTCCGCGCGGGAACTCAAAACGTGCCATACATCGTCGGCTTTGCAGAGGCGTTACGGCTGACTCACGAAGAGCGCGAACAACGTGTAGCGCACGTCCAGCCATTGCGCGATAGAATCATCGGCGCGGTTTTAGAATCAATTCCTGATTCTCAACTCACTGGTGATATGCAGTCGCGTTTGCCTCACCACGCAAGTTTCGTCTTCAAAGATGTAGATGGAAATTTATTGCTCACGCTGTTAGATTCGGCAGGATTCGCCTGCTCGTCTGGCTCTGCCTGCAAGACTGGCAACCCCGATCCCAGCGAAGTGATGAACGCGATCGGTTTGTCACGCGAGTGGGGACTTGGATCGTTGCGCGTGACTCTCGGAAAAGATTCTCTGCCTGAGCATGTCGAATCGTTTTTAACCGCTTTGCCTACCTTGGTTGAAAAAGCGCGCCGATTGAAATAA
- the mnmA gene encoding tRNA 2-thiouridine(34) synthase MnmA, translated as MTKAVVAMSGGVDSSVAAALLKEQGYEVIGMMLRLWSEPGKEESNRCCTPDSMAQARRVAALLDIPFYVIDAKDVFRETVVEYFLEGYARGETPNPCLVCNRKIRWTFLLDHALALGADFMATGHYARARKVESDVLSLSKGGKVELLRAVDRNKDQSYVLHVLDQEKLKHALFPVGEYTKPEIRQIAEKHGLPTASRKDSQDLCFLAGEDYRNFLQRNAADMLKSGEIVTREGVAIGSHNGLANYTIGQRKGLGVASPVPLYVITKDAVRNTLIVGTQDELGSIELTARDVNWTSGEIPREPFRAEVKIRYTAKEAEAWVKPNGEEQVQVTFDAPQRDITAGQAAVFYQDDVVIGGGIIL; from the coding sequence ATGACAAAAGCCGTCGTTGCCATGTCTGGAGGAGTGGACTCCTCCGTTGCCGCCGCCTTGCTCAAAGAGCAGGGCTATGAGGTTATCGGCATGATGCTCCGTTTGTGGAGCGAGCCTGGCAAGGAAGAGTCGAATCGCTGTTGCACGCCCGACTCGATGGCGCAAGCGCGGCGCGTGGCGGCACTATTGGATATTCCATTTTATGTGATCGATGCGAAAGATGTCTTCCGCGAAACCGTTGTGGAATATTTCCTCGAGGGGTACGCGCGCGGCGAGACACCGAATCCATGCCTGGTCTGCAACCGCAAGATCCGCTGGACGTTTTTGCTCGATCACGCGCTTGCTCTCGGAGCGGATTTTATGGCGACGGGACATTATGCGAGAGCGAGGAAAGTGGAAAGCGATGTCCTGAGCCTGTCGAAGGGTGGAAAGGTGGAATTACTTCGAGCCGTTGATCGAAACAAGGATCAATCCTATGTTCTGCATGTGTTGGATCAGGAAAAGTTGAAGCACGCATTGTTCCCTGTCGGTGAATATACCAAGCCGGAGATTCGACAGATTGCTGAAAAGCACGGACTGCCAACCGCCTCGCGAAAAGACTCGCAGGATCTGTGTTTTCTCGCGGGCGAGGATTATCGCAACTTCCTGCAACGCAACGCGGCGGATATGCTCAAATCTGGCGAGATCGTCACGCGTGAAGGTGTAGCGATTGGCTCGCACAACGGACTTGCGAACTACACCATTGGTCAACGCAAAGGGTTAGGAGTCGCGTCACCCGTTCCGCTGTACGTCATTACGAAGGACGCAGTACGCAATACGTTAATCGTTGGCACGCAAGATGAACTTGGTTCGATAGAATTGACTGCGCGCGATGTCAATTGGACTTCGGGCGAAATACCGCGTGAGCCGTTCCGCGCGGAGGTGAAGATTCGCTACACTGCGAAAGAGGCTGAGGCGTGGGTCAAGCCAAATGGGGAGGAACAGGTACAAGTCACGTTTGACGCGCCGCAACGTGACATCACAGCAGGTCAGGCGGCAGTCTTCTATCAAGATGATGTAGTCATTGGCGGCGGGATTATCCTCTAA